The region TGGATGCCGCCCTGGTGGCCGCCGCGGCGGCCCAGGAACTGACCGATACCGACGCCGTGCGCGCCGCCGTGCAAGCCTTGTCCGACGTGACCGAGGACTTTGCCGCCCGCCGCATGGACCGCAGCATTCGCCGCGCCCTGTCGGGTCGCAAGCTGGACGAAATCGCCTGAATTTTTCTTATGCCTAAACTTACCGTTTTGCCTCATCCCGACGTCTGCCCCGAGGGCGCCGTCATCGAAAACGCGCCGCAGGGCGTGTCGATCTGCCGCGTGCTGCTGGACAACCATATCGAGCTGGAGCACGCCTGCGAGTTGTCCTGCGCCTGTACCACTTGCCATGTGGTCGTGCGTGAAGGTTATAACTCCCTGGAAGAGGCCACCGATTCCGAGGAAGATCTGTTGGACCGGGCGTGGGGGCTGACGTCGACGTCGCGCCTGTCCTGCCAGGCCAAGATCGCCAACGCCGACGTGACCGTGGAAATCCCGCGCTACACGATCAATCATGCCAAGGAGAACCATTGATGAAATGGGTCGACACGTTGCAGATCGCCGAAGCCCTGTACGACGCGCATCCGGATGTGGATCCGGCCACGGTGCGTTTCACGCAATTGCGTGACCTGGTGCTGGCCTTGCCGGATTTCGATGATGATCCCGCCCGTTCGGGGGAAAAGATTCTGGAAGCCATCCAGCAGGCGTGGATAGACGAGGCTGCCTGAAGCTTGGCTCCAGCGGTATCATGCAGGCCGGTTGTCCCTACGGATAACCGGCCTTTTGCATTTCGCGTCCATACCCTCGAGCGAGCGAATCATGTCCCTTCCCATCCTGCGTTTTGGCCTGGCAGCGAACCGGCTGCATCATGAGACGCCCAACGCGGCCTTGTTCGACTGGTTGCGCTGCTGTTCCGGCTCGATCCGCGAGCTTGGTGTCCAGCTCTATACGGTGGGACGTACGCACGATGCGATATCACGCGAAGGCATGCTGCAAGGCTATCCCGGCTTGATACGCTATCCGTATGGCCGTGAAGGGGGCCTGATGAAGCTGGTGGCCCGGGTCACGGAAGGGCGCGACGGCAGCCAGCCTTTCGACGGGGCCATTTATCTGATCGATCCCGTCGATCCTTCGTCGATTTTTCCCGAGGCGCTGGCGCTCAAGCGGCAGTGCATCACGCATGGGAAGCCTTTCGTGTCGACCTTGGCGGGGGCCATTGAATGGATCGAGGTGGAACGTGTGCTGGCGGGACTGGCGCCGGATCCCGCCGTGTCGCGCCTGCTGGATTTTTCGCGTCAGACCGTGGCCCTGATCGCGCATGACGCGTTGAAGGATCAGATGGTCGATTTCGCCGATACGCACTTCGATCTGTTGTCCCGTTTTTCGCGACGCGTTGCCACCGGGACCACGGGTGGGCGTTTGAACGATCTGGCATGGTCGCGCGGCTGGCCGTCGGACAAGCCCTGGGTGCATCGGTATTTGAGCGGGCCCTTGGGGGGCGATGCGCAGATCGGCGAGTTGGTGCTGGAGCATCAGTGCCAGCGGGTGATCTTCTTCGAGGATCCCCATGTGGCGCGCCAGCACGAGGCCGATATCCAGCTGCTGGAACGAGCCGTGCGAGTCGTCACCGCCACGGCGTCATGCGCGACGTCACCCGCCGTGGCCCGGCGCTGGGCCCAGGCAATGGAGCAGCGCCTGCAACAGCTGGGCGCCTGATAGCCGCGCGGCAAGCCTGCGGTCCCCGCGCGACCGGGCGGTAGGGCTGCGCTTGGAGCGTACGAGCTGACCCCGGCCGCGCCACCCGCATCCGCGTCATTGCCAACCCCCGACGAAAAAGGCCACCCCTTGGGGTGGCCTTTTAAATCAAACCCGTGCCGCCAGGCTCAATCTTCCCGCCGCAGGTGCGGGAACAGAATGACGTCCCGAATGCTCGGGCTATCCGTTAGCAACATCACCAGACGATCGATCCCGATACCGCATCCACCGGTAGGCGGCATGCCGTATTCCAGCGCCCGGATGTAGTCGGCGTCGTAATACATGGCTTCCTCGTCGCCCGCATCCTTGGCTTCCACCTGCGAGCGGAAGCGTTCGGCCTGATCTTCCGGGTCGTTCAACTCCGAGAAACCATTGGCGATTTCGCGGCCGGTCATGAACAGTTCGAAGCGCTCCGTGATGCCCTCGCGGGTATCGGACGCGCGCGCCAGCGGCGAGACTTCCACCGGATAGTCGATGATGTAGGTCGGCCGCCATAGCTTGGCTTCGGCGGTTTCTTCGAACAGCGCCAATTGCAGGGCGCCCAGCGCGGCGCGCGCCAGCGGAGCCTTGTCGACGTCGGCGCCCAGCTTCTTCAGCTCGGCGCGCACGAAGGCGACGTCGTCCAGTTGCGCCTGCGTGTAGCCCGGCGCGTACTTCAGGATGGCCTCACAGATGGTCAGGCGGTCGAAGGGCTGCGACAGATCCAGCTCGCGTTCCTGATACGTCAGCACGGCGCTGCCGGTGGCGGCGATGGCGGCCTGGCGGATCAGTTGTTCGGTGAAGTCCATCAGCCAGCGGTAGTCCGTGTAGGCCGCGTAGAACTCCATCATCGTGAATTCCGGATTGTGACGCGGGCTCACGCCCTCGTTACGGAAGTTCCGGTTCACTTCGAACACGCGCTCGAAGCCGCCCACGATCAGGCGCTTCAGATACAGCTCGGGCGCGATGCGCAGGAACATCTGCATGTCCAGCGCGTTGTGATGGGTGGTGAAGGGCTTGGCCGCCGCGCCGCCAGGGATGGGGTGCAGCATCGGCGTTTCGACTTCCAGGAAGCCGGCGTCGAGCATGAACTGGCGAATGCCGCCGATGGCCTTGCTGCGCGCAGCGAACGTGCGGCGGGTCTCTTCGGTCATCACCAGGTCGACATAGCGCTGGCGGTAACGCAGTTCCTGGTCGGACACGCCGTGGAACTTGTCCGGCAGCGGGCGCAGCGACTTGGACAGCAGGCGCGCCTGCGACGCATGAAGGGAAAGCTCGCCCTTGTTGGTCTTGAAGACCGTGCCTTCGATCGCGATGATGTCGCCGATATCCCACTGCTTGAACGCCGCGTAGGGCTCTTCGCCCAGGGTGCCCCGGTCCAGGTAGATCTGGATGCGGCCGGTGGCGTCCTGCAAGGTGGCGAAGCTGGCCTTGCCCATGACGCGCTTGAGCATCATGCGGCCGGCGACCTTGGCCACGCGGGCCGTGGCGACCAGGGCTTCCTGGTCCTGTTCGTCGTACTTGGCGTGCAGTTCGTCCGCGTGCGCGTCCGGCACGAAGTCGTTGGGGAAGGCGACGCCGCTTTCGCGCAGCTTGGCAAGCTTGGCGCGGCGCTCGGCGATCAGCCGGTTTTCGTCTTGCGCGGTGGTGGCGGGCGAGTTATCGGTCATGGCGGGATTCAATCGTAATTGCGGATGTCGTCGATTTCGGTCTGGCCGAAGTCGTCACGTTCGAGATAGGCGGCGATGCGCGCGGCGACGTTGGTCGGCGCGGACAGCTTGCCGCTGGCGTGCATGTCCTGGAAACGGGACAGGGCGGGGAAAGCGGAGGGATCGCTGGCGCGGATGGCCACCTGCATGTCGGTATCGACCACGCCGGGGGCCAGCGACACCACGCGGGCGCCGTCCGTGCCCTGTTCCTGCTTGAGGACGCGGGTGTACATGTCCAGCGCCGCCTTGGTGGCGCAGTAGACGCCCCAGCCGGGGTTGGGATTGCGCCCGGCGCCCGAGGAGATGTTCAGGACGCGGCGGTCGGCCGCCAGGCCCTGGGTCGCCGCCAGGAAGCGCGCGGTCAACAGCATCACGGCGCTGACATTGAGGTTGAAGGCCGTGGTGATCGCGGCGGCATCTTCCAGCTGGTCGCCCCGTGCCACCGGCTGCACCGTGCCGGCGTTATTGATCAGCAGATAGCGGCTGGCGTCGCGCGGCAAGTCGGCTGCGATGCGCGCGGCGGCGGCGCCGGCCGCGGACAGGTCCGACAGGTCGACTTCGATCTGCGTCAGCGTGGCGCCCTGGGCCGCGGCATGCGCCTGCAGTTCGGGGTCGTTGCGGCGGGCCAGCGTGGCCAGGCGCACACCAGGTTTGGCAAGCGCGCGGGCGAGGGCGGCGCCGATGCCGCGTGAGGCACCGGTAAGGACGACAACAGTTTGGGTCATGCCGGATCCTGCTTGGATTGGGTTTATGGGAAAACCGGACGAAGCGCGGCGCGCCAGGCGCCGCGTCCCGCCTTAGACCGCTTGTTTCAGGCTGGCCTGAATGAAGGGGTCGAGGTCGCCGTCCAGTACCTTCTGGGTATTGGAGATTTCCACGTTCGTGCGCAGGTCCTTGATACGGCTCTGGTCCAGCACATAGGAACGGATCTGGTGGCCCCAGCCCACGTCGGTCTTGGAGTCTTCCAGCTTCTGCTGCTCGGCCATGCGGTTGCGCATTTCCAGCTCGTACAGACGCGATTTCAGCATCTGCATGGCTTCGGCGCGGTTGCGGTGCTGGGAGCGGTCGTTCTGGCACTGCACGACGATACCGGTCGGATTGTGCGTGATACGCACGGCCGAGTCGGTCTTGTTGATGTGCTGGCCACCGGCGCCGCTGGCGCGGTAGGTGTCGACACGCAGATCGGCCGGGTTGACCTCGACTTCGAAGGAGTCGTCGATTTCGGGATAGACGAACACGCTGGCGAAAGACGTGTGGCGGCCGCCGGACGAGTCGAAGGGGCTCTTGCGCACCAGGCGGTGCACGCCGGTTTCCGTGCGCAGGTAGCCGAAGGCGTATTCGCCTTCGATCTTGATGGTGGCCGACTTGATGCCCGCCACTTCACCTTCCGATTCTTCCAGGATCTCGGCCTTGAAGCCTTTGCGCTCGGAATACTTCAAGTACTGGCGCAGCAGCATGGAGGCCCAGTCCTGCGCCTCGGTGCCGCCGGCGCCTGCCTGGATGTCCAGGAAGCAGTTCAGCGGATCGGCCGGATTGGAGAACATGCGGCGGAATTCCAGGCCTTCCAGCTTTTGCTGGAACGCGTCGGCGTCGCCTTCGATGGATTCCAGGGTGGCGTCGTCATCGTCGGACGCGGCCAGGTCGAACAGCTCGCGCGAGTCGGCCAGCCCTCCGCCCAGTTCGGTGAGGGTGCCCACGACATCTTCCAGGCTTTTCTTTTCCCGGCCCAGATCCTGTGCGTGCTTGGGGTCGTTCCAGACGTCCGGGTTTTCCAGCTCGGCGTTTACGACCTGGAGGCGCTCATCTTTGGCATCGTAGTCAAAGATACCTCCGTAGAGCCTGTTCGCGCTCGGCGTAGTCGGCGAGTCGGGCGGCGAGCTGGTTCTGACGTTCGGCTTCCATGGCAATCCTAAGGCGGTCTAATTGACGAAACCTGCCATTTTAGCCTGCCTTGGCGGCGGCAGGTGCGCGGCAGGGCCGGCGGGGCGAATCCCGCTGTTTTTTGGCGTCCGGCGAATGCTCCGACCAAAGATTCCGAAAGTTCGCGTTGCCGTCGCCGGGGAAGCGGGATTTCAGCGGCGTCCAGGGAGATAGTGCCACTGACTCCTGGGGCCGCAGCGACGGCATGACGGTCGCGTCTACGGGGCGTTGGTGCTATAAATTCCGCCAATAAACAAAAAAGTAACGCCCCTGGCCCCTGCCAGAAAATCAATACGGCGTCGGGAAACCGTCCATCGTGACGGTTCTTTATAAAAGAGAGGAGACGGTATGGAGAACGTTGCAATGCCGGGGCAGGCCCCGGCCTCCGTGAGCTCGGAGGACACGCTTTATCGCAAGGTCACCTTAAGGCTGGTACCTTTTCTGGTGCTTTGCTATGTGGTGGCGTATCTGGACCGGGTCAATGTCGGTTTCGCCAAGCTGCAGATGCTGTCGGATCTGCAGTTCAGCGATACCGTTTACGGCCTGGGCGCGGGGATATTTTTCTTGGGCTATTTCCTGTTTGAAGTGCCCAGCAACATTATCCTGCACAAGGTTGGTGCGCGCCGCTGGATCGCCCGCATCATGATCAGCTGGGGCATCATCTCGTCGGCCATGATCTTCGTGAAGACGCCGACGATGTTCTACACCTTGCGTTTTCTGCTGGGCCTGGCCGAGGCCGGTTTCTTCCCAGGCATTATTCTTTATCTCACCTACTGGTTTCCCCACGCGCGGCGCGGGCGCATCACCACCTTCTTCATGACGGCGGTGCCCCTGTCGGGCCTGATCGGCGGCCCGATCTCCGGCTGGATCATGCATACCTTCCATGGCGATCACGGCATGGCCGGCTGGCAGTGGCTGTTCCTGCTGGAAGGGATTCCGTCGGTGATCATCGGTGTGATCGTGCTGCTGTGGCTGGACGATCGCATCAGCCACGCCAAATGGCTCACCGATAGTGAGAAAGCGGTGCTGAGCCGCAATATCGAAGCGGAGGAGCGCGCCAAGGAAGATCCGCCGATCCGCGAGGCAATGACCAAGCCGCGGGTGTGGGCGATGGCCAGCATCTACTTTTCCTTCGTGATGGGCCTGTATGGCGTCGGGTTCTGGATGCCGACCCTGATCAGCAATACCGGCGTGAAGGATCCCCTGTATATCGGCTTGCTCACGGCGATCCCCAATCTGTTCGCGGTGGTGGGCATGATCATCATTTCGCGCAACTCCGACCGCAAGCACGAGCGGCGCTGGCATCTGGCCATTCCGGCGTTCATCGGCGCCATCGGCCTGGTCGGTTCGGCGGTCTGGTCCGGCAACACCTGGCTGGCCATTGCGTCGCTGACCCTGGCGAATATCGGCATCTGCACGGTCTTGCCGCTGTTCTGGAGCCTGCCGACGGCCGTGCTGGGCGGCACCGCGGCGGCGGCCGCCATTGCGCTGATCAACTCGGTAAGCAACCTGGCGGGTTTCATCAGCCCGTATCTGGTGGGCTGGTTGAAGGACCAGACAGGGTCGACCAGCAGCGGCATCTATGTGCTGGCGGCTTGCCTGTGCGTAGGGGCGTTGGTGGCCTTGGCGCAGCCGGCGCGGCTGGTGAACCGCTGAAGCCGGGAGCCGGGAGCCGGGACGGGGCGCTGCGCGCCTGGTCCCGGTCCGCGGCTCAGGACGCGTGTTCGATGACCAGCTGGACGGACACCATGCCGTTCCAGATGTTCTGTTCCAGGCGATACGCCACATCGATGGTATCCGGCAGCAGTTGCGCGTGGCCGAACCAGATGGCCTCGAAGCGCTGCTGGCCCCGTTCCAGCGACAGCTTGAGGTGCTTGTCACCCAGCAGCCGCTGGCTCCGTACCTGGAACGTGTCGAAGAACAGGGGGGCCGCGAAGCCCGCGCCCCAGACCTGCTGTTGCAGCAGGCCGGCGACTTCGGCGTTGGCGTAGCCGGATTCCAGCGAACCGTCGGTTTCAAGGACAGGCTCGAAGCTGTCGCGCCCGGTCAATTCGCGCACGGCCGCGTCGAAGGCGGGGCCGAATTGCGCCAGGCCGTCGCGACCCAGGGTCAGGCCCGCCGCCATGGCGTGACCGCCGAATTTGCGGATCAGGCCCGGGTTGCGCTTGGACACCAGGTCCAGGGCGTCGCGCAGATGCACGTCGGGAATCGAGCGGCCGGAGCCGCGCAATTCATCGTCGCCGGCGGGCGCGAAGGCCAGGGTGGGGCGCCAGTATTTTTCCTTGAGACGTGACGCGACCAGGCCGACCACGCCCTGATGCCAGCTGTCGTCGAACACGCACACCGTGGCGCCGACCACGTCGGCGCTCGTTTCCAAGGTGGCCAGCGCCTGTTCGCGCATGGTGGTTTCGATGCTGCGGCGTTCGCGGTTGATCGCGTCCAGCTGGCGCGCGATGTCCAGGGCTTCGCCTTCGTCGTCCGTGGTCAGGCAGGCGATGCCCAGGCTCATGTCGGCCAGCCGGCCCGCGGCATTGATACGCGGGCCCAGGGCGAAGCCAAGGTCGAAGCTGTTGGCGTTACGCGGCTCGCGGGCAGCGACGGCGAACAGCGCGCGCAGGCCGGCCTGCATGCGGCCACTGCGCATGCGTTGCAGACCCTGCGTGACCAGCAGGCGATTGTTGGTGTCCAGCTTGACCACGTCGGCCACCGTGCCCAGCGCCACCAGGTCGGCCAGCGCGTCCAGGCGCGGGCCGCCATCGGCGGGGAAGACGCCGCGCCGGCGCAGTTCCGCGCGCAGCCCCAGCATCAGGTAGAAGATGACGCCGACCCCCGCCAGGTTCTTCGACGGGAAGCCGCAGCCCGGTTGATTGGGATTGACGATGGCCAGGGCGTCGGGCAGCTCGTCGCCGGGCAGATGGTGGTCCGTGATGACCACGTCCATGCCGGCCGCATTGGCGGCGGCAACGCCGTCGACGCTGGCGATGCCGTTGTCCACCGTGACGAGCATGTCGGGCTTGCCGGCCGGATGGCGGCAGGCCAGCTCGACCACCGCCGGCGACAGGCCGTAGCCGGTTTCGAAGCGGTTGGGCACCAGGAAGTCGACCGTCGCGCCCATCATGCGCAAGGCGCGCAGGCCGACTGCGCAGGCCGTGGCGCCGTCGCAGTCATAGTCGGCCACGATAAGCATGCGGCGGCCTTGCTGGATGGCATCGGCCAGGACGCGGGCGGCGTGTTCACAGTGCGTCAGCCCGGCGGGCGGGATCAGCGCGGGCCACCCCAGGCGGACGTCGTCGGGATGCGCGACGCCGCGCGCGGCCCACAGGCGCGCCAGCAGTGGATGGATGCCCGCGCCTTCCAGCACGCGGGTGATTTGAAAATCGGCGGGACGTACAGTCAGGCGCGGGGTGACCACCAGGCGCTCCAATTCTTTGCGGACGAGGGCAGCCAGCCCAACAGGCGGCTGCGCGGTTTCAGGGTGAGGTTGACTTGGCGGTCGCGCCCAAGCAGCAGCAGTTCGACCGCTTGCGTGGGCAGGCCACGAGGGTCGGACAGGGGCTTGAATACGCGCGCGTCCATCTGTTGCAAGGCGTTGAGCCAGGTTCCCCAGTCTTCAGCGGTGAAGGCGGGAAGCAGGTCTTCGATGACTTGCGGCGGCGGGGTTGTTGCGGTCGCAGGCATTGCTGCCCAGGGTGTCGCGCCACCATAAAGCCACAAGGTGTTC is a window of Bordetella sp. N DNA encoding:
- the fdx gene encoding ISC system 2Fe-2S type ferredoxin — protein: MPKLTVLPHPDVCPEGAVIENAPQGVSICRVLLDNHIELEHACELSCACTTCHVVVREGYNSLEEATDSEEDLLDRAWGLTSTSRLSCQAKIANADVTVEIPRYTINHAKENH
- the iscX gene encoding Fe-S cluster assembly protein IscX, giving the protein MKWVDTLQIAEALYDAHPDVDPATVRFTQLRDLVLALPDFDDDPARSGEKILEAIQQAWIDEAA
- a CDS encoding methylglyoxal synthase, which produces MSLPILRFGLAANRLHHETPNAALFDWLRCCSGSIRELGVQLYTVGRTHDAISREGMLQGYPGLIRYPYGREGGLMKLVARVTEGRDGSQPFDGAIYLIDPVDPSSIFPEALALKRQCITHGKPFVSTLAGAIEWIEVERVLAGLAPDPAVSRLLDFSRQTVALIAHDALKDQMVDFADTHFDLLSRFSRRVATGTTGGRLNDLAWSRGWPSDKPWVHRYLSGPLGGDAQIGELVLEHQCQRVIFFEDPHVARQHEADIQLLERAVRVVTATASCATSPAVARRWAQAMEQRLQQLGA
- the lysS gene encoding lysine--tRNA ligase, producing the protein MTDNSPATTAQDENRLIAERRAKLAKLRESGVAFPNDFVPDAHADELHAKYDEQDQEALVATARVAKVAGRMMLKRVMGKASFATLQDATGRIQIYLDRGTLGEEPYAAFKQWDIGDIIAIEGTVFKTNKGELSLHASQARLLSKSLRPLPDKFHGVSDQELRYRQRYVDLVMTEETRRTFAARSKAIGGIRQFMLDAGFLEVETPMLHPIPGGAAAKPFTTHHNALDMQMFLRIAPELYLKRLIVGGFERVFEVNRNFRNEGVSPRHNPEFTMMEFYAAYTDYRWLMDFTEQLIRQAAIAATGSAVLTYQERELDLSQPFDRLTICEAILKYAPGYTQAQLDDVAFVRAELKKLGADVDKAPLARAALGALQLALFEETAEAKLWRPTYIIDYPVEVSPLARASDTREGITERFELFMTGREIANGFSELNDPEDQAERFRSQVEAKDAGDEEAMYYDADYIRALEYGMPPTGGCGIGIDRLVMLLTDSPSIRDVILFPHLRRED
- a CDS encoding SDR family oxidoreductase encodes the protein MTQTVVVLTGASRGIGAALARALAKPGVRLATLARRNDPELQAHAAAQGATLTQIEVDLSDLSAAGAAAARIAADLPRDASRYLLINNAGTVQPVARGDQLEDAAAITTAFNLNVSAVMLLTARFLAATQGLAADRRVLNISSGAGRNPNPGWGVYCATKAALDMYTRVLKQEQGTDGARVVSLAPGVVDTDMQVAIRASDPSAFPALSRFQDMHASGKLSAPTNVAARIAAYLERDDFGQTEIDDIRNYD
- the prfB gene encoding peptide chain release factor 2 (programmed frameshift), yielding MEAERQNQLAARLADYAEREQALRRYLDYDAKDERLQVVNAELENPDVWNDPKHAQDLGREKKSLEDVVGTLTELGGGLADSRELFDLAASDDDDATLESIEGDADAFQQKLEGLEFRRMFSNPADPLNCFLDIQAGAGGTEAQDWASMLLRQYLKYSERKGFKAEILEESEGEVAGIKSATIKIEGEYAFGYLRTETGVHRLVRKSPFDSSGGRHTSFASVFVYPEIDDSFEVEVNPADLRVDTYRASGAGGQHINKTDSAVRITHNPTGIVVQCQNDRSQHRNRAEAMQMLKSRLYELEMRNRMAEQQKLEDSKTDVGWGHQIRSYVLDQSRIKDLRTNVEISNTQKVLDGDLDPFIQASLKQAV
- a CDS encoding MFS transporter; this encodes MENVAMPGQAPASVSSEDTLYRKVTLRLVPFLVLCYVVAYLDRVNVGFAKLQMLSDLQFSDTVYGLGAGIFFLGYFLFEVPSNIILHKVGARRWIARIMISWGIISSAMIFVKTPTMFYTLRFLLGLAEAGFFPGIILYLTYWFPHARRGRITTFFMTAVPLSGLIGGPISGWIMHTFHGDHGMAGWQWLFLLEGIPSVIIGVIVLLWLDDRISHAKWLTDSEKAVLSRNIEAEERAKEDPPIREAMTKPRVWAMASIYFSFVMGLYGVGFWMPTLISNTGVKDPLYIGLLTAIPNLFAVVGMIIISRNSDRKHERRWHLAIPAFIGAIGLVGSAVWSGNTWLAIASLTLANIGICTVLPLFWSLPTAVLGGTAAAAAIALINSVSNLAGFISPYLVGWLKDQTGSTSSGIYVLAACLCVGALVALAQPARLVNR
- the recJ gene encoding single-stranded-DNA-specific exonuclease RecJ; the encoded protein is MVTPRLTVRPADFQITRVLEGAGIHPLLARLWAARGVAHPDDVRLGWPALIPPAGLTHCEHAARVLADAIQQGRRMLIVADYDCDGATACAVGLRALRMMGATVDFLVPNRFETGYGLSPAVVELACRHPAGKPDMLVTVDNGIASVDGVAAANAAGMDVVITDHHLPGDELPDALAIVNPNQPGCGFPSKNLAGVGVIFYLMLGLRAELRRRGVFPADGGPRLDALADLVALGTVADVVKLDTNNRLLVTQGLQRMRSGRMQAGLRALFAVAAREPRNANSFDLGFALGPRINAAGRLADMSLGIACLTTDDEGEALDIARQLDAINRERRSIETTMREQALATLETSADVVGATVCVFDDSWHQGVVGLVASRLKEKYWRPTLAFAPAGDDELRGSGRSIPDVHLRDALDLVSKRNPGLIRKFGGHAMAAGLTLGRDGLAQFGPAFDAAVRELTGRDSFEPVLETDGSLESGYANAEVAGLLQQQVWGAGFAAPLFFDTFQVRSQRLLGDKHLKLSLERGQQRFEAIWFGHAQLLPDTIDVAYRLEQNIWNGMVSVQLVIEHAS